The Oleiphilus messinensis DNA segment GGACTCACGCCCAGCGGAAACAGCGTAACGACCATCAGAAAAAACACAATGGGATTAATCAAATCCTGACGTCGGCGAAAGGCCAGAATCAAGTCCCGCTTCAATACCGACAGCAATACGGAACGGATGGCGTTTTGTGGGCCTTGTTTCAAATGCATATTTACCTTGCCCTCCAACCCACTACCCTCCATGTGCCTGAAGCGGGTTTTGCCCACCGGAGCGCTGGCCTAGCACAATTCGTTGAAACGGTACATCCAGTCTAAGCTCGTGGTGAGTTGTCAGAACAATGGTGCCGCCCAGTCGGGCACGCTCGGCAAACAGGTTTTCGAGCTCGGCGACGCCTTTTTTATCAATCGCCGTGAAGGCTTCATCCAAAATCCAGAGGGGTTCATCCGAAATATAGAGCCGAGCCAGACCAACCCGACGATGCTGCCCTGCAGACAAACTATGGCAGGGTACGTCTTCAAAGCCGTATAGCCCGACTTTCTCGAGCGCGTTCTCGATATCCGTCTCAGTCACGGTTCTGCGGAGCCGGGACAGTGCCCGTAGATTTTCCCGGGGCGTGAGCAGACTCTTCACGCCCGGTTTGTGTCCGAGATATAAAAGGTTGCTCGCAAATGCAACCCGTGCATCGGACATTGACTCGCCGCACCATTTTAGTTCACCCTCATAGATCTGTGAGAGCCCCGCAATGATGCGTAACAAAGTCGTTTTTCCTGCTCCATTCGGCCCTTCAATCTGGGTGATTGAGCCACGGGGGATAGAAAAGCACAGGTTTTCGAACAAAACTCGATCATCCCGTTCACAGAAGAGGTCAATGCCTTCAATCAAGGCATCTTCTGTGGCGATTGCATTCGGGCTATCGATATTCACCTCCTGAGGCGTTAACGCTAATTTGGTGGCACCGGGTAACTGCATGGCATCTCTAAATACGAGGTAAACAACAAACGGCGGTTATTATAAGCAAAATCCATACGCGATTAATTAAACTATTTGTAATTTTGTAACAATATCGAAGATCAGAGAATGGCAGCGATATTTGAAACGAACACAGTCCCTGAACTATGATGGATTTGTAGCCTGGATATTGTGGATCAAACCATCGTACCCACTTCAAGCGTTCAGTGCTTTGATCTAACTCAGTTCAGTTGTAGGGCGAACAATGGCAATACATATTCCGGGCACCTCCAATCCGTCAATGACCGGCGCCCAGATCAACCCTACTGAACAGCGCGCGCCTCAAGCCCCACCGGCAACGCCACAATCGCAACCTGCAACACAACCTGCAGTACAGGCACAGCCATCTACAGCATCACCAGGACAATCTGCGCCTACACCAGCCGGGCAGATCGCGACTCAGTTAAAAGATCTGAAGCTACAGGTCAACCAGCAGT contains these protein-coding regions:
- the ccmA gene encoding cytochrome c biogenesis heme-transporting ATPase CcmA; amino-acid sequence: MQLPGATKLALTPQEVNIDSPNAIATEDALIEGIDLFCERDDRVLFENLCFSIPRGSITQIEGPNGAGKTTLLRIIAGLSQIYEGELKWCGESMSDARVAFASNLLYLGHKPGVKSLLTPRENLRALSRLRRTVTETDIENALEKVGLYGFEDVPCHSLSAGQHRRVGLARLYISDEPLWILDEAFTAIDKKGVAELENLFAERARLGGTIVLTTHHELRLDVPFQRIVLGQRSGGQNPLQAHGG